A genomic stretch from Acidobacteriota bacterium includes:
- the shc gene encoding squalene--hopene cyclase, giving the protein MFNKNQATLARVDEELRTGVLRAIQSAQEYMLQIQHADGHWCGELEGDTILESEYVLTMHFIGRSQEERCRKAANYIRQKMLPEGGWAIYEGGPAEVSASAKAYFVLKLLGDSPDAPHMRKSREAICDLGGLDAANSFTRIYLAIFGQYPWERCPAVPPEIILLPTWAPINLYEMSAWTRGIVVPLAVMWASKPYCSVPEPQSIGELLLDKSVNMSARRGFWRTVFSTTDFTLKLLERKRWSPSREKALKACEQWMIDHFEKSDGIGGIFPPIINSIIALRCLGYDNDHALTSSQIRELEKLEIEEGDSLRVAPCFSPVWDTALAMNALAESGLAADHPALQKAAEWILEKEVKEAGDWKVKNPEGRPGGWYFEYANEFYPDVDDTFQVLTALSKIRFRDPQQERLKKAAMDRGLAWVLTMQNKDGGWASFDRDCDEQFLTQIPFADHNAMIDPSTSDITGRGVETFSALGFRRDHPVVQKALAFLAKEQERDGSWFGRWGVNYIYGTWLSLNGLNRIGEDMMEPPYQAAGCWLRAIQNADGGWGESPGSYDDPGCKGQGPSTPSQTAWALMGLMATDDPSDGLKRGVEYLIKTQREDGSWKDDYWTGTGFPGVFYLRYHLYATYFPLLALGMYERQVEKD; this is encoded by the coding sequence ATGTTTAATAAGAACCAAGCGACGCTCGCCAGAGTGGACGAAGAGTTGCGCACCGGCGTGCTGCGGGCGATTCAATCGGCTCAGGAGTACATGCTTCAGATTCAGCATGCCGACGGCCACTGGTGCGGTGAGCTGGAAGGCGACACGATCCTCGAATCCGAATATGTTCTGACGATGCACTTCATCGGCCGCTCGCAGGAAGAGCGGTGCCGCAAAGCCGCAAACTACATTCGCCAGAAAATGCTGCCCGAAGGCGGCTGGGCGATTTACGAAGGCGGCCCGGCGGAGGTCAGCGCGTCGGCGAAGGCTTATTTCGTGCTGAAGCTGCTCGGTGATTCACCGGATGCCCCGCACATGCGGAAATCTCGCGAGGCGATCTGCGATCTCGGAGGACTCGATGCGGCGAACAGCTTCACGCGAATCTATCTCGCCATCTTCGGGCAATATCCCTGGGAGCGTTGCCCCGCGGTTCCACCCGAGATCATTCTCTTGCCGACCTGGGCGCCGATCAATCTGTACGAGATGTCTGCCTGGACACGCGGGATAGTCGTCCCCCTCGCGGTTATGTGGGCGAGCAAGCCCTACTGTTCGGTGCCGGAGCCCCAGAGTATCGGCGAGCTCTTGCTGGACAAGTCGGTGAACATGTCGGCGCGGCGCGGCTTCTGGCGGACGGTGTTCAGCACAACGGATTTCACGCTCAAGCTGCTCGAGCGCAAGCGGTGGTCGCCTTCGCGCGAGAAAGCATTGAAGGCGTGCGAGCAGTGGATGATCGACCACTTCGAGAAGAGCGACGGCATCGGCGGGATCTTCCCGCCGATCATAAACTCGATCATCGCGCTGAGGTGTCTCGGCTATGACAACGATCATGCGTTGACCTCCTCACAGATTCGCGAGCTCGAGAAGCTGGAAATCGAAGAGGGCGACTCGTTGCGAGTCGCGCCGTGCTTCTCGCCGGTCTGGGACACCGCGCTTGCAATGAACGCGCTCGCCGAGTCGGGCTTGGCTGCCGATCATCCCGCGCTTCAAAAAGCAGCCGAGTGGATTCTGGAGAAAGAAGTCAAAGAGGCCGGGGATTGGAAGGTCAAGAACCCCGAAGGCCGGCCCGGCGGATGGTACTTCGAATACGCGAACGAGTTTTATCCCGATGTCGACGACACGTTTCAAGTGCTGACGGCGCTAAGCAAGATTCGCTTTCGCGACCCGCAGCAGGAGCGCCTCAAGAAAGCTGCGATGGACCGCGGGCTCGCGTGGGTCCTGACGATGCAGAACAAGGACGGCGGATGGGCCTCGTTTGATCGCGACTGCGACGAGCAGTTTCTGACTCAGATCCCGTTCGCCGATCACAACGCGATGATCGATCCGTCGACCAGTGACATCACCGGCCGCGGCGTCGAGACGTTCTCAGCTCTCGGCTTCAGGCGGGATCATCCGGTTGTGCAGAAGGCCCTGGCGTTTCTGGCCAAAGAGCAGGAACGCGACGGGTCGTGGTTTGGGCGCTGGGGCGTCAATTACATCTACGGCACCTGGCTGTCGCTGAACGGCCTTAATCGCATCGGCGAGGACATGATGGAGCCTCCATATCAGGCCGCGGGCTGCTGGCTGCGCGCGATTCAGAACGCGGACGGCGGGTGGGGCGAATCGCCGGGAAGCTACGACGACCCCGGGTGCAAAGGGCAAGGGCCGAGTACTCCTTCGCAGACGGCCTGGGCGCTGATGGGTTTGATGGCCACCGATGATCCGAGCGATGGATTGAAACGCGGGGTCGAATATCTGATCAAGACACAACGCGAGGACGGCTCGTGGAAAGACGACTACTGGACGGGTACCGGCTTTCCAGGGGTATTTTATTTGCGCTACCATCTGTACGCGACTTACTTCCCGTTGCTCGCGCTTGGGATGTATGAGCGGCAGGTGGAGAAGGACTAA
- a CDS encoding alpha-ketoacid dehydrogenase subunit beta translates to MAVITYLQAISAALRDEMRRDPSVFVLGEDIGVFGGAFKITQGFLEEFGPDRVIDTPISESGFVGAACAAATVGFRPVVEFQFIDFIACAFDQIVNYAAKCYYRWGIQMPVVFRGPTGGGIHAGPYHSQNPEAWFAHTPGLKVVLPSTAKDAKGLLIAAIRDNNPVVYLENKFLYRHYREEVPDDDYVVPIGVAALRTMGSDLSIISYGAAVHLCVEVARTLEKEGASVEVVDLRSLVPLDRETVLESVKKTNRALVVHEANITAGFGAEIAALIAQEAFEHLDAPVMRVASLDVPVPFSPPLEMAMLPSVDKIAAAARQLLAY, encoded by the coding sequence ATGGCCGTAATCACCTACCTCCAAGCCATAAGCGCCGCCCTGCGCGACGAGATGCGGCGCGATCCGAGCGTGTTCGTTCTCGGCGAAGACATCGGAGTCTTCGGCGGCGCCTTCAAGATCACTCAGGGCTTTCTCGAAGAGTTCGGTCCTGACCGTGTCATCGATACGCCGATTTCTGAATCTGGTTTCGTCGGCGCCGCGTGCGCAGCGGCTACCGTGGGGTTTCGCCCGGTCGTAGAGTTTCAGTTCATCGACTTCATCGCCTGCGCGTTCGATCAGATCGTCAACTACGCGGCGAAATGTTATTACCGCTGGGGCATTCAGATGCCCGTAGTCTTTCGCGGGCCGACGGGCGGCGGGATTCATGCGGGGCCTTATCACTCGCAGAACCCGGAAGCGTGGTTCGCGCACACGCCCGGCCTGAAAGTCGTGCTGCCCTCGACCGCGAAGGACGCGAAGGGGCTGTTGATCGCCGCGATTCGTGATAACAACCCGGTCGTCTATCTCGAAAACAAGTTTCTTTATCGCCACTATCGCGAAGAAGTACCCGACGATGACTACGTCGTGCCTATCGGTGTCGCCGCGCTGCGGACGATGGGTAGCGATCTTTCGATCATCAGCTACGGAGCTGCGGTTCATCTGTGCGTCGAGGTAGCGAGGACGCTTGAAAAGGAAGGGGCCTCGGTTGAGGTGGTCGATCTGCGCTCGCTCGTGCCGTTGGATCGCGAGACCGTACTCGAGAGCGTGAAGAAAACAAACCGAGCGCTTGTAGTTCACGAAGCGAACATCACCGCCGGCTTCGGAGCAGAGATCGCTGCCCTCATCGCGCAGGAGGCCTTCGAGCATCTCGACGCGCCGGTTATGCGAGTCGCTTCGCTCGACGTGCCCGTGCCCTTCAGTCCACCTCTCGAGATGGCGATGCTGCCATCAGTCGATAAGATCGCCGCCGCGGCGAGGCAGTTGTTGGCCTATTAA
- the ispH gene encoding 4-hydroxy-3-methylbut-2-enyl diphosphate reductase, producing MPIKKVVLAKPRGFCAGVVRAIDIVERALDFYPPPIYVFHEIVHNRYVVENLSKRSVIFVDSVDEIPDGSVCVFSAHGVSPQVVELAESKALRIIDATCPLVTKVHLEAIRFSRDGYSMVLIGHPGHEEVEGTMGEAPMQLVSSVEDVERLVVPNSDRVMYLTQTTLSLDDVAEIIEALKRKFPSVQSPAKDDICYATQNRQNAVKQMSERVDVLLVVGSQNSSNSQRLCEVSAVGGTPAYLVNDEDEIKPEWLNGATVVGVTAGASAPEELVIRVLGHLRLMGATEFEEQPGEDENVHFALPQELLHPEKLMV from the coding sequence ATGCCAATTAAGAAGGTAGTGCTGGCCAAGCCGCGCGGCTTCTGCGCCGGTGTAGTGCGAGCCATCGATATTGTCGAACGCGCGCTGGACTTTTACCCGCCGCCGATCTACGTCTTCCACGAGATAGTGCACAATCGCTACGTCGTCGAAAACCTCAGCAAACGCAGCGTGATCTTCGTCGATAGCGTTGACGAAATACCCGACGGCTCTGTGTGCGTGTTCAGTGCACACGGCGTCTCGCCGCAGGTGGTCGAGCTGGCGGAAAGTAAGGCGCTGCGCATTATCGACGCGACTTGCCCGCTGGTGACTAAGGTACACCTCGAAGCGATTCGCTTCTCGCGCGACGGTTACTCGATGGTGTTGATCGGCCACCCCGGACACGAAGAGGTCGAGGGCACGATGGGCGAAGCCCCGATGCAGTTGGTAAGCTCGGTTGAAGACGTCGAGCGGCTCGTGGTTCCAAACTCGGATCGGGTCATGTATTTGACCCAGACTACGCTCTCGCTGGACGACGTGGCTGAAATCATTGAAGCACTGAAGCGTAAGTTCCCAAGCGTGCAGTCTCCCGCGAAGGACGACATTTGTTACGCGACCCAGAATCGCCAGAACGCCGTAAAACAGATGTCCGAGCGAGTCGATGTGCTGCTTGTCGTCGGTTCGCAGAACAGCTCGAATTCTCAGCGCTTGTGCGAAGTATCTGCTGTCGGCGGAACGCCGGCCTATCTGGTGAATGATGAAGACGAGATCAAGCCTGAATGGCTTAACGGCGCGACAGTAGTCGGTGTGACAGCCGGCGCATCCGCGCCTGAGGAGCTGGTCATCCGAGTGCTTGGTCATCTGCGGCTGATGGGCGCGACTGAATTCGAGGAGCAGCCGGGCGAGGATGAGAATGTTCACTTCGCCTTACCGCAGGAATTGCTGCATCCTGAAAAGCTGATGGTGTGA
- a CDS encoding type II toxin-antitoxin system RelE/ParE family toxin yields the protein MYDIRYAEDVANDLKRLRAAQRTEILDRIDAQLTYRPTEQTRNRKILVGLVPPWEHEEPVWQLRVGQFRVFYDVDEAEAIVVIRAIRHKPPHKTTEEVL from the coding sequence ATGTACGACATCAGATACGCTGAAGACGTGGCCAATGATCTGAAAAGGCTGCGTGCCGCCCAACGCACAGAAATCTTAGATCGCATCGACGCACAGCTTACTTACCGGCCTACCGAACAAACGCGTAACCGGAAGATCCTTGTTGGTTTGGTTCCGCCGTGGGAACATGAAGAACCAGTTTGGCAGTTGAGGGTTGGTCAGTTCCGCGTTTTCTATGATGTTGACGAGGCGGAAGCGATAGTAGTCATACGAGCTATTCGTCACAAGCCGCCTCACAAGACCACAGAGGAAGTATTATGA
- a CDS encoding secondary thiamine-phosphate synthase enzyme YjbQ, which yields MEATKGRERRAGSLDCYSNEGSVKVFSKTIVVKTHERTDLVNLSDDVREFAESTGVEDGYVQVSSLHTTAGLIVNEWQDALLSDVKTSIERMVPRDMYYRHNDPEFSDCDRHNADSHLRIVVLGHSVSVPIDRGELVLGRWQSVILTEFDGPNERKVFIQVFGI from the coding sequence ATGGAAGCTACAAAGGGCCGCGAAAGGCGCGCTGGCTCACTTGACTGTTACTCGAACGAGGGTTCGGTCAAGGTTTTCTCGAAGACGATTGTGGTCAAGACTCACGAGCGGACCGATCTCGTGAACTTGAGCGACGACGTACGCGAGTTTGCAGAATCGACCGGTGTCGAGGATGGTTACGTCCAGGTGTCCTCGCTCCATACGACGGCGGGCCTGATCGTCAACGAGTGGCAGGACGCGCTGCTCTCCGACGTCAAAACGTCGATTGAACGAATGGTCCCTCGCGATATGTACTACCGGCACAACGACCCGGAATTCTCGGACTGCGATCGCCACAACGCCGACTCGCACTTGAGAATAGTCGTGCTAGGCCACAGCGTGTCCGTGCCAATAGATCGGGGCGAGTTGGTCCTTGGTCGCTGGCAGAGCGTTATCCTGACCGAGTTTGATGGTCCCAACGAGCGCAAGGTGTTCATACAGGTCTTCGGTATCTAG
- the hpnA gene encoding hopanoid-associated sugar epimerase, with amino-acid sequence MPLHLRALTGSIERKRSLTLHNAETIVKALVTGGTGFVGSHLVRVLLERGEQVRCLVRSTSRRDNLEDLHVEFVTGDLRDLDSLRRAAKGCRVVYHCAADYRLWCKDPTEMYQSNVEGSNNVMQAAFDEGVERVVYTSTVGCLGLNDNGAPANEDTPVAIDDMIGHYKRSKFLAEEKVREWANRGLPVVIVNPSTPVGELDIKPTPTGKIIVDFLRGKMFGYVDTGMNLIDVRDCAEGHVLAAEKGRVGERYIFGGRNLTLKELFDALASVTEIPSPTMKVPHWVAETYARIENFWSIDIARREPDVPLESVKLARHKMWFDASKAVRDLGLPQNPIEPALDRAVKWFRGHGYV; translated from the coding sequence ATGCCGTTGCACCTCCGCGCCCTGACCGGTAGTATCGAGCGCAAGAGATCACTGACGCTTCATAACGCAGAAACAATCGTGAAAGCACTCGTAACAGGTGGAACCGGATTCGTCGGATCGCACCTTGTTCGAGTTCTGCTCGAACGCGGTGAACAGGTTCGGTGTCTCGTTCGATCTACGAGCCGCCGCGACAACCTAGAAGACCTTCACGTCGAGTTCGTCACCGGCGATCTTCGCGACTTAGATTCGCTGAGGCGCGCGGCCAAAGGTTGCCGCGTCGTTTATCACTGCGCCGCCGACTATCGCCTCTGGTGCAAAGACCCTACAGAGATGTATCAGAGCAACGTCGAAGGCTCGAACAACGTCATGCAAGCTGCCTTCGATGAAGGCGTCGAGCGGGTCGTCTACACCAGCACAGTCGGGTGCCTCGGGTTGAACGACAACGGCGCGCCGGCCAATGAAGACACGCCTGTTGCGATCGACGACATGATCGGTCACTACAAGCGAAGTAAGTTTCTTGCCGAAGAGAAAGTCAGAGAGTGGGCGAATCGCGGGTTGCCGGTTGTCATCGTCAACCCAAGCACTCCGGTCGGTGAGCTGGACATCAAGCCCACCCCAACCGGAAAAATCATCGTCGACTTTCTTCGGGGCAAGATGTTCGGCTACGTGGACACGGGGATGAATCTGATCGATGTGCGCGACTGTGCTGAAGGACACGTGCTCGCGGCGGAAAAGGGCCGCGTCGGCGAGCGCTACATTTTTGGCGGCCGCAACCTTACTTTGAAAGAGCTGTTCGATGCTCTTGCAAGTGTCACTGAGATTCCTTCGCCGACGATGAAGGTGCCGCACTGGGTCGCCGAAACCTATGCTCGGATCGAGAACTTCTGGTCGATAGACATAGCTCGCCGCGAGCCGGACGTTCCGCTGGAAAGCGTCAAGCTTGCGCGGCACAAGATGTGGTTCGACGCTTCGAAGGCGGTCCGTGATCTTGGGCTTCCGCAAAACCCGATCGAGCCTGCGCTGGACCGCGCGGTCAAGTGGTTTCGAGGACATGGCTACGTCTAA
- the hpnH gene encoding adenosyl-hopene transferase HpnH, protein MRFPMHITTDAIAHQVRNGLKGNKRFPMVLMLEPLYTCNLACLGCALERHTGKLEDRMLLDECLKAVEETRAPIVSICGGEPTIYPELKELLEGIIERKRHIYLCTNALLLDKNLFGKFAPHKRLTINVHLDGMQKTHDLVCDRAGVFDKAIEMIKESKRLGYHVTTNTTVFKETEMSEIEDVCKLVSELGVDGMMISPGYHYESVDRDIFLSQNEIQTKFKRVLELSKKYRLMSTPMYLEFTAGMRDYNCSPWSTVTRTPRGWKGPCYLIGQKYYETWEEFWNGVDWAYWESREDRLCKNCMMHSGFEASAMFELRKSPRDMARMAVWNLTG, encoded by the coding sequence ATGCGATTTCCGATGCACATAACAACGGATGCGATCGCGCATCAGGTCAGAAACGGGCTCAAGGGCAATAAGCGCTTTCCGATGGTGCTTATGCTCGAACCGCTTTACACATGCAACCTCGCGTGCCTGGGCTGCGCGCTCGAGCGGCATACCGGCAAGCTCGAAGATCGCATGCTGCTGGACGAATGCTTGAAAGCGGTTGAAGAAACCCGAGCGCCGATCGTGTCGATCTGCGGCGGCGAGCCTACGATCTATCCCGAGCTGAAAGAACTGCTCGAAGGAATCATCGAGCGGAAGCGCCACATATATCTTTGCACGAACGCGCTGTTGCTCGACAAGAATCTCTTCGGAAAGTTCGCGCCACACAAGCGTTTGACGATCAACGTTCACCTCGACGGCATGCAAAAGACTCACGACTTGGTCTGCGATCGCGCCGGCGTCTTCGACAAGGCGATCGAGATGATCAAGGAGTCGAAGCGGCTGGGCTACCACGTCACGACCAACACAACCGTCTTCAAAGAAACCGAGATGAGCGAGATCGAAGATGTGTGCAAATTGGTATCCGAGCTTGGTGTTGACGGGATGATGATCTCTCCCGGCTATCACTACGAGTCAGTGGATCGCGACATTTTTCTTTCGCAGAATGAGATTCAAACCAAGTTCAAACGGGTGCTGGAGCTTTCCAAAAAGTATCGCCTGATGTCTACGCCGATGTATCTGGAGTTCACGGCGGGAATGCGCGACTACAACTGCTCGCCTTGGAGCACGGTGACTCGCACGCCGCGTGGGTGGAAAGGCCCTTGTTACTTGATCGGGCAGAAATACTACGAGACGTGGGAAGAGTTCTGGAACGGCGTGGATTGGGCGTACTGGGAATCGCGGGAAGACCGCTTGTGCAAGAACTGCATGATGCACAGCGGGTTTGAAGCTTCAGCGATGTTCGAGTTGAGGAAGAGCCCTCGGGATATGGCGCGGATGGCGGTTTGGAATTTGACGGGGTGA
- a CDS encoding S9 family peptidase, translating into MTRRSNSLILAIALVITIGADVAIAQQRGKLMVETLLDWRSASDPQLSPDGSRIVYVYGFADKMNDRNLSNLWIASVDGKDIRPLSQGEQRDTSPQWSPDGKRIAYISTKSGKPQIVVRWMDTGAEATITDLQEAPSGIVWSPDGTQIAFSKLVPAAAPKGVKMPEKPKGAKWADPPIVVTRLWYRQDAQGYRPYGFRHAFVIPATGGAPRQITNGDYDYSPPQWMPDGKTILTSAVRKPDAEWDHDGADIYSVSVADGSMKQLTSRVGPDAGAIASPDGRRIAYAGFDEKRNSYTVSNLYVMNADGSEPKLLSGSFDRDVQSLQWAADSSGVYFAAQDHGASNLYFASVSGGIQKLTQGAHMINASDIGRDGRTAAIISDPKQPGDLYTFTLQKGQKGKTLEPAAMQKLTGVNDSLLASIKLGDVEEINYKSFDGREIQGWIIKPPDFDASKKYPFILYIHGGPHAMYNVAFNHEFQCHAANGYVVLYTNPRGSTGYGQDFGNIIQHNYPGDDYKDLMIGVDEMLKRGYVDDKKLAVTGGSGGGLLTAWIVGHTNRFAAAVSQFPVINWYSFYGTADGGHNMGWRWFRKHPWEDQEDFMKRSPISYADKVTTPTMIITGEEDFRTPMEQSEQFFRALRVRKVDSVLVRVPDEPHGAGSNHISHRMAKVLFLMQWFDDHIKGKPAAAVEAARGN; encoded by the coding sequence ATGACACGCAGGAGCAACTCTCTGATACTCGCGATCGCTCTCGTCATTACTATCGGGGCGGATGTGGCTATCGCCCAGCAGCGCGGCAAGCTCATGGTCGAAACGCTGCTTGACTGGCGGTCGGCCTCCGACCCTCAGCTTTCACCTGACGGCTCGCGAATCGTTTACGTCTACGGCTTCGCCGATAAAATGAACGATCGCAACCTCAGCAACCTGTGGATCGCAAGCGTCGACGGCAAAGACATCCGCCCGCTCTCTCAAGGCGAACAGCGCGATACGTCACCGCAGTGGTCGCCCGACGGGAAGCGAATCGCCTACATCTCAACAAAAAGCGGCAAGCCTCAGATCGTCGTTCGCTGGATGGACACCGGGGCCGAAGCTACGATCACCGATCTCCAGGAAGCGCCATCCGGCATCGTCTGGTCACCCGACGGGACTCAGATAGCCTTCAGCAAGCTCGTGCCGGCCGCCGCGCCCAAAGGCGTGAAAATGCCCGAGAAACCGAAGGGCGCGAAGTGGGCCGATCCGCCCATCGTCGTCACTCGGCTTTGGTATAGGCAAGACGCGCAGGGCTATCGGCCGTACGGCTTCCGGCATGCGTTCGTGATTCCTGCGACCGGCGGCGCGCCGCGGCAGATCACTAACGGCGACTACGACTACAGCCCGCCTCAGTGGATGCCGGACGGCAAGACGATCCTGACCAGCGCCGTGCGCAAGCCCGACGCCGAGTGGGATCACGATGGCGCTGACATCTACTCAGTCTCGGTAGCCGATGGTTCGATGAAACAGTTGACCAGTCGCGTCGGGCCGGACGCCGGGGCGATTGCGTCGCCCGACGGTCGTCGCATCGCGTATGCCGGCTTCGACGAGAAGCGCAACAGCTACACGGTGTCGAATCTCTACGTGATGAACGCCGACGGCTCAGAGCCTAAGCTGCTGAGCGGCAGTTTTGATCGGGATGTCCAGAGCCTTCAATGGGCAGCAGACTCATCGGGTGTTTACTTCGCAGCTCAAGATCACGGCGCGAGCAATCTGTACTTTGCCTCTGTGAGCGGCGGGATTCAGAAGCTCACCCAGGGGGCGCACATGATCAACGCCAGCGACATCGGACGCGACGGTCGCACTGCAGCCATCATCAGCGACCCCAAGCAGCCTGGCGACCTCTACACTTTCACATTACAAAAGGGGCAAAAGGGAAAGACGCTTGAGCCGGCGGCGATGCAGAAGCTCACCGGTGTGAACGATAGCTTGCTTGCCTCGATCAAGCTCGGCGATGTCGAAGAGATCAACTACAAATCGTTCGACGGCCGCGAGATTCAAGGCTGGATCATCAAGCCTCCCGACTTCGATGCGTCGAAGAAGTACCCATTCATCCTCTACATACACGGCGGGCCGCACGCGATGTACAACGTCGCCTTCAATCACGAGTTTCAATGCCACGCGGCGAATGGCTACGTGGTGTTGTACACGAATCCGCGAGGCTCAACGGGCTACGGCCAGGATTTCGGGAACATTATCCAGCACAACTATCCTGGCGATGACTACAAGGACCTGATGATCGGCGTGGACGAGATGCTCAAGCGTGGATACGTTGACGACAAGAAGTTGGCGGTTACCGGAGGCTCGGGCGGGGGCCTGCTGACGGCGTGGATTGTCGGACACACGAATCGTTTCGCGGCGGCAGTGTCTCAGTTTCCGGTGATCAACTGGTACAGCTTCTACGGTACGGCTGATGGCGGGCACAACATGGGTTGGCGCTGGTTCCGCAAACATCCGTGGGAAGACCAGGAAGATTTCATGAAGCGCTCGCCAATCTCCTACGCCGACAAAGTCACGACCCCGACGATGATCATCACCGGCGAAGAGGACTTTCGCACGCCGATGGAGCAGAGCGAGCAGTTCTTCCGGGCGCTTCGAGTGCGAAAAGTCGACTCGGTGCTTGTGCGGGTGCCCGACGAGCCTCACGGCGCGGGGTCGAATCATATCTCGCATCGGATGGCGAAGGTGTTGTTCCTGATGCAGTGGTTTGACGACCACATCAAGGGGAAGCCGGCGGCTGCGGTCGAAGCAGCCCGGGGCAATTAG
- a CDS encoding APC family permease yields MPPAVEATSHTPTSRGRLLQILGVGFGLAVIIGNTIGAGILRTPGEVAGHLPIVWMFIGVWIMGGLYALLGSFSIAELGTMIPRSGGQYVFAHYALGDYAGFVVGWSDWVSTCGTSAAISVVIGEYLGVLFPSLAGKTVAIAFVIVIAFAVIQWRGIRWGSGVQNITSLAKALAFVALVIACFAMGGRHQATTQAAEAAPLAVPSLIGFVLALQAVIYTYDGWTGVIYFSEEVRNPKRDIPRSIFGGVLSIIAIYLLVNFALLYVLPISQIAGANLAMGAAAQVIFGQQGDTIIRSLTIISMSSAINACQLMATRVLFAMSRDGLVSSRAVKVNEGGTPTAALFASTVVAALFIFGGSFEKSHKIFENIIAVLAFFFVVNYAVSFLSLFVLRRREPDRQRPYRAWGYPWTTGVSLLGSIAFLGGAVASDTRNSIYALLLLAASYPAFRLSKWLAERQ; encoded by the coding sequence TTGCCGCCTGCTGTCGAAGCCACTAGCCACACACCTACCAGCCGCGGGCGACTCCTTCAGATCCTCGGCGTTGGATTCGGGCTCGCCGTCATAATCGGCAACACGATTGGCGCAGGCATTCTGCGCACGCCCGGCGAAGTCGCAGGCCACCTGCCTATCGTCTGGATGTTCATCGGCGTCTGGATCATGGGCGGGCTCTACGCGTTGCTAGGCTCGTTCTCGATTGCGGAGCTCGGCACTATGATACCGCGCTCCGGCGGCCAGTACGTCTTCGCGCATTATGCGCTCGGCGACTATGCTGGTTTCGTGGTCGGCTGGAGCGATTGGGTTTCGACCTGCGGAACGAGCGCGGCCATCTCGGTTGTAATTGGCGAGTACCTTGGCGTGCTCTTTCCCTCGCTGGCGGGCAAGACTGTCGCGATCGCGTTCGTCATTGTCATAGCTTTCGCTGTCATCCAGTGGCGAGGGATTCGATGGGGCAGCGGAGTTCAAAACATCACGAGCCTGGCCAAAGCTCTTGCCTTTGTCGCTCTGGTCATTGCCTGTTTCGCGATGGGCGGCAGGCACCAAGCAACAACTCAGGCCGCGGAAGCCGCTCCGCTCGCTGTGCCCTCGCTCATCGGTTTCGTGCTTGCGCTGCAAGCGGTGATTTACACCTACGACGGCTGGACCGGCGTGATCTATTTTTCTGAAGAGGTTCGAAATCCCAAGCGCGACATCCCTCGCTCGATCTTCGGAGGTGTGCTCTCAATCATAGCGATCTACTTGCTGGTCAATTTTGCGCTGCTCTACGTCCTGCCCATCTCGCAGATTGCAGGAGCGAACCTGGCGATGGGCGCAGCCGCTCAAGTGATCTTCGGCCAGCAAGGAGATACGATCATTCGTTCTCTTACGATTATATCGATGTCGAGTGCGATCAACGCCTGCCAGTTGATGGCAACACGAGTTCTGTTTGCGATGAGCCGCGACGGGCTTGTTTCGTCGCGCGCGGTCAAGGTGAATGAAGGCGGTACGCCGACCGCCGCCCTTTTTGCGAGCACGGTCGTAGCAGCGCTGTTCATCTTTGGCGGCAGCTTCGAAAAGTCACATAAGATTTTCGAGAACATAATCGCAGTGCTTGCATTCTTCTTCGTAGTGAACTATGCGGTCTCTTTCCTTTCGCTGTTCGTGCTGCGGCGACGTGAACCCGATCGGCAGCGCCCTTATCGAGCGTGGGGCTATCCGTGGACGACCGGGGTTTCGCTTCTCGGTTCGATAGCCTTCCTCGGAGGCGCTGTGGCCAGCGACACGCGAAACAGCATCTATGCGTTACTTCTTCTCGCCGCCAGCTATCCGGCCTTCCGCCTCTCAAAGTGGCTCGCAGAGCGGCAATGA
- a CDS encoding transcriptional regulator has translation MRRILTIRNEREYDQAVKRLNGLLDEIGTDERHPLYGLLDTLGTFIHAYEEKHFNEGEVNGPEMLRFLMDEHGLRHSDLPEVGSQRVVSEILRGKRELTASQMRALAARFHVSPSVFI, from the coding sequence ATGCGCCGGATACTTACCATTCGGAACGAACGCGAATACGATCAGGCAGTCAAACGGCTGAACGGTTTGCTCGATGAGATTGGAACTGACGAGCGGCATCCGTTGTACGGTTTGCTTGATACGCTTGGCACTTTCATCCACGCCTACGAGGAGAAGCATTTCAACGAGGGCGAAGTGAACGGACCCGAGATGCTGCGGTTCTTGATGGATGAGCACGGACTCAGGCACTCCGACTTGCCCGAAGTCGGTTCCCAACGCGTGGTGTCGGAAATATTAAGAGGAAAGCGGGAACTCACCGCGAGTCAGATGCGGGCGCTCGCTGCTCGATTCCATGTATCGCCCTCGGTCTTCATATGA